The nucleotide window TATATACATTATTATATATACATAGAATGGGGTTTAGCAAAAGTCAAGGACATAAAATTATTCTAGCTTACATTACCTAAACTACAAAAGGCAGCCCAATATATGGGATGGTTAAAGGGTGGGTTAGGATAATCTCGTCTTAAACTGATGCTGATATTTTCAATTAGTTTTTCATTACTAAAGTTTAAGGTTTGTACCCAGTTAATAATATCTTGTCTGGTGGCGGTTTGCATCCACTGTTGAGTGGTTTGTAATGCTTGACAAACGGTTAAGGAGTTGGTTTCATCTAACAGCAGTTGATAAAAACGAATCATTAACAGCGCTGTTGGGAAATCTCCTACACTCCATAAACTGTTGATAACATGAAGACTTCCAGCATATAAAAATCCACTTCCTAACCCGATATATTCATCTATTTCTTTGCTAAAGCCGGTTATCCCTGTTTCGCAAGCAGATAAGGCGACTAAATAACATTGAGATAAGTTAATTTTTTCAAAGATATCCCGCAGGGTTAACCCTTCTTTGGTGTTTCCTCTGCTACCATCTCTCAAGGTAATTGTTGAGGTTTCTTCCTCTCTATTGATAGCGGTTTGTTCTGTTTCTATGCTTCCGGCTAAAAGTAAAGCTGACTCTAAGGGAGATTTAAAGTTATATCCTCCATGACAAGCAAAATGAACAAAAGAACTCTCTTTTAATCTATTTATAGTGTCGGGGTGAATAAATTTGTTTTTAGTGGCTTCTTTTCCTTTGAGAATAAAAATATTAGGGTTAAATTTTTGTTGAATGGTTTCTACTTCTACATCACTATAGGCTAAATCTTCCGTTGGGTTTTGCAGTCCGAAAAAATATCTTAAATGACTAGGGTATTCTCTATTAAAGGATTTTTGATGTAATCTGTGTAAAAGTTGGCAACTGGGAATATATTGAATACCGTCTGTAAATCTTTGTTGTAGGGTTGAAATGGCATGAATGGGAAATAAATGTAAGTATTGATGGGGAATTAAGATTAAATGTTTACACTCATGAGGGGTTTTTGCTAAGACTTGAGGCAGTAACAAGGTATCCCCTAATTTAGCTAGTTTTTCGGGTAAGTTATTTTCCCATCCTTTTTGACGATAGTCTGTTAAGTAATCTTTAGCCCAGTCTATTAAGGTTTCTAACTCATCACTGTTACTCACCACTACATCAATACTATTATGAGTGATGATAAAAGTATAAAAGCGATCGCTGCTTATATACCATTCCCAAATCACGGTATTCTCATCTAGGATAGATTGAATAGTTTTTAATGTAATCGGTTCAACCCGTTGGGTTAGGGTAAAATCGGGATCAAAAGTTTGGATATTATTTAGCAGTTCATCTAACCGAAGATGATCGCGGCTTAACTGTTCTTTGCCTTCTTTTGTTTCCCTAAACTCTAACCCTGATATATCTAACTGACGACGTAACCCGATATAATCATCATACAATTGTCTTTGGTCGTCGGTTATATTCTCAGGAATCGTAACGTTAATAAAGTCCAATAATTCTACTAAATACCGAGATTTATTACTTTCAACAGTGGTAAAGGCTAAATCTAACAGGTTATCTTTTAAACAAACTTCGATCATTTTGTGATAAACATCGATGGCATCTGCTTGTATTTCTCCCTTACTGTGGTGAGTTTTAGCCCATTGTCGACTTTGTTCTACCGCAGCAATAGCCCGACTATAGCCAATTCTTGCCGTTTCCCAGTCTTCAGAGAGGGTAGCAACATCCCCTAAATTACGTCCTGTTTGTAAACAGTCTATCGGAAAAGCGATCGGGGTTTTTACTTCTAATGACTGGTTATATGCTGCTATAGCCAATTCTAGATTCTCTGCCCTTTCCCCTCGGATGCGATCTCTATAAGCTATCCCCAGATTATTTTGTGTCCTTGCCCAATCTTCAGGAAAGGCTTCACGGGTATAAACTTCTAATGACTGGTTATATGCTGCTATAGCTAATTCTAGATTCTCTGCCCTTTCCCCTCGGATGCGATCACTATAAGCACTCCCCAGATTATTTTGTATCAAAGCCCAATCAACAGGAAAGGCTTCACGGGTATAAACTTCTAATGACTGGTTATATGCTGCTATAGCCAATTCTAGATTCTCTGCCCTTTCCCCTCGGATACGATTTCTATAAGCTATCCCCAGATTATTTTGTGGCATTGCCCATTCAACAGGAAAGGCATCACGGGTTCTTACTTCTAATGACTGGTTAAATGCTGCTATAGCCAATTCTAGATTCTCTGCCCGTTCCCCTCGGATGCGATCACCATAAGCTATCCCCAGATTATTTTGTGTCCTTGCCCAATCAACAGGAAAGGCTTCGCGGGTATAAACTTCTAATGACTGGTTATATGCTGCTATAGCTAATTCTAGATTCTCTGCCCTTTCCCCTCGGATGCGAGAGCTATAAGCATTCCCCAGATTATTTTGTGTCGTTGCCCATTCAACAGGAAAGGCTTGGGGGGTATAAACTTCTAATGACTGGTTATATGCTGCTATAGCTAATTCTAGATTCTCTGCCCTTTCCCCTCGGATGCGAGAGCTATAAGCATTCCCCAGATTATTTTGTGCCCTTGCCCATTCAACAGGAAAGGCTTGGGGGGTATAAACTTCTAATGACTGGTTATACGCTGCTATGGCTAATTCTAGATTCTCTGCCCTTTCCCCTCGGATGCGCTCTCCATAAGCTATCCCCAGATTATTTTGTGTCCCTGCCCATTCAACAGGAAAGGCTTGGGGGGTATAAACTTTTAATGACTGGTGATATGCCGCTAGAGCCAATTCTAGATTCTCTGCCCTTTCCCCTCGGATGCGCTCTCCATAAGCTATCCCCAGATTATTTTGTGTCCCTGCCCATTCAACAGGAAAGGCTTCACGGGTAGAAACTTCTAATGACTGGTGATATGCCGCTAGAGCCAATTCTAGATTCTCTGCCCTTTCCCCTCGGATGCGATTTCTATAAGCTATCCCCAGATTATTTTGTGTCCCTGCCCATTCAACAGGAAAGGCTTCACGGGTATAAACTTCTAATGACTGGTGATATGCCGCTAGAGCCAATTCTAGATTCTCTGCCCTTTCCCCTCGGATGCGCTCTCTATAAGCCGCCCCCAGATTATTTTGTGTCCCTGCCCAATCTTCAGGAAAGGCTTCACGGGTATATAGTTTTAACAAAGTGTCATATCCTGTAATGGCAATTTCTAGATTATTAGCCCGACTTCCTCTAGGAAACTGTTGAATATCAATACATAAATTTTGAATCACCCCTGCAATAGCCGCCGCCTCTTCTGTATTATTTTTAGAAAACACATTTCTCGCCCATTGTTGCAACAGTTGGGCAAAGGTATTATTTAATAGGTGTTGGTGACGTTCTAAAATCGGATAAACTACCGCAGGATCACTATTTTTATATTCTGCTTGTAATACTTCTAATAAAAAGTCCTGATATTCCTCAATATTGACCTCTTGACGGTTGAGATATTCCTCCAAAGAAAGCGCCCAATTCCGCAACCAGTCCGCAGCATTCTTATTACCCTGTTCCTCCAACCATGCTGCATAGTTTGCCATCACCTGCAATAACTCCCTATCCAACAACTCCTCATTAGCTTGCAGGATATTAGATTCATCACCTTGGGGGCAGTTGAGCAACTGTTCAATTAAATTGAAATAAGCTTGTAATCTAGCTTCATCCATATTTCTTGGCTGGAGATTGCTGTTTATAGTCGAATATTAACCAGCCTCTACAATATAGCAAAAATTACTGCGGTGTG belongs to Gloeothece citriformis PCC 7424 and includes:
- a CDS encoding CHAT domain-containing tetratricopeptide repeat protein: MDEARLQAYFNLIEQLLNCPQGDESNILQANEELLDRELLQVMANYAAWLEEQGNKNAADWLRNWALSLEEYLNRQEVNIEEYQDFLLEVLQAEYKNSDPAVVYPILERHQHLLNNTFAQLLQQWARNVFSKNNTEEAAAIAGVIQNLCIDIQQFPRGSRANNLEIAITGYDTLLKLYTREAFPEDWAGTQNNLGAAYRERIRGERAENLELALAAYHQSLEVYTREAFPVEWAGTQNNLGIAYRNRIRGERAENLELALAAYHQSLEVSTREAFPVEWAGTQNNLGIAYGERIRGERAENLELALAAYHQSLKVYTPQAFPVEWAGTQNNLGIAYGERIRGERAENLELAIAAYNQSLEVYTPQAFPVEWARAQNNLGNAYSSRIRGERAENLELAIAAYNQSLEVYTPQAFPVEWATTQNNLGNAYSSRIRGERAENLELAIAAYNQSLEVYTREAFPVDWARTQNNLGIAYGDRIRGERAENLELAIAAFNQSLEVRTRDAFPVEWAMPQNNLGIAYRNRIRGERAENLELAIAAYNQSLEVYTREAFPVDWALIQNNLGSAYSDRIRGERAENLELAIAAYNQSLEVYTREAFPEDWARTQNNLGIAYRDRIRGERAENLELAIAAYNQSLEVKTPIAFPIDCLQTGRNLGDVATLSEDWETARIGYSRAIAAVEQSRQWAKTHHSKGEIQADAIDVYHKMIEVCLKDNLLDLAFTTVESNKSRYLVELLDFINVTIPENITDDQRQLYDDYIGLRRQLDISGLEFRETKEGKEQLSRDHLRLDELLNNIQTFDPDFTLTQRVEPITLKTIQSILDENTVIWEWYISSDRFYTFIITHNSIDVVVSNSDELETLIDWAKDYLTDYRQKGWENNLPEKLAKLGDTLLLPQVLAKTPHECKHLILIPHQYLHLFPIHAISTLQQRFTDGIQYIPSCQLLHRLHQKSFNREYPSHLRYFFGLQNPTEDLAYSDVEVETIQQKFNPNIFILKGKEATKNKFIHPDTINRLKESSFVHFACHGGYNFKSPLESALLLAGSIETEQTAINREEETSTITLRDGSRGNTKEGLTLRDIFEKINLSQCYLVALSACETGITGFSKEIDEYIGLGSGFLYAGSLHVINSLWSVGDFPTALLMIRFYQLLLDETNSLTVCQALQTTQQWMQTATRQDIINWVQTLNFSNEKLIENISISLRRDYPNPPFNHPIYWAAFCSLGNVS